One genomic region from Yarrowia lipolytica chromosome 1C, complete sequence encodes:
- a CDS encoding uncharacterized protein (Compare to YALI0C03894g, weakly similar to DEHA0F04158g Debaryomyces hansenii IPF 8785.1) — MDKAKRQVAAPPAAAPPAAPPGAPAAPGAPAAPGAPENNVTSQTTQMETTSDETGPSTDLSSALSTNTNTDTNTNTGPSTTSLQSLTTSDTSSIPTTSAGESFSSTSETPSISSSSEIPSTSSIETASSVESSSTEVSSTVESTTESSTESSLPPTTSTEPSTTSEPPTTSSEPPTTSSEPPTTSSEPPTSSSEPPTTSSEPSTSSIPFASSSSSSSPPSSSSSSSSSSSSSSSSSSSSATTSSSSIPSSTTSTQPRTTSQPPTTTSESSTSESPSPTTTSTTAESTTTPPISWSSSGSVTFSNGVPVTMTQTVDLLVTRTNPDGSLVTVRAGSHDSSSSSGGGTSTGTIVGSVVGSVAGVAVLAVLVLMFITRKKKKSLIDVLTGHTKSNSELGADTPPFSDYHNDNHSPPESYSGYRGWSATPGAALVDDNSTVPPSSSGGPGSAALSRSASGVYRSGSQNSNADYSYYRQPRNVASEGMTQIDSLPENPQYDVPFEYAQSIPESPPRGRFTEQDDSPDEDFDFVVHPSESQTSQVASENSRNLPINSLMHQYERVHGIGPEEDVPMDGLPIPLGYYETVMEEDETPHPVYAQPKAAPSRESRFTETGSL; from the coding sequence ATGGACAAAGCCAAGAGGCAGGTAGCAGCTCCCCCAGccgcagctcctccagcagcaccacctggagcaccagcagcacccggagcaccagcagcacccGGAGCACCCGAAAACAACGTCACGTCGCAAACGACACAAATGGAAACTACCAGTGACGAAACTGGGCCCAGCACGGACCTCAGCTCTGCGCTCAgcacaaacaccaacacagacacaaacacaaacactgGACCCTCCACAACATCGTTGCAGTCCCTCACAACATCGGACACAAGCAGCATTCCCACCACGTCGGCCGGCGAGTCGTTTTCGAGCACCTCAGAGACCCCCAGTATATCGTCGTCCAGCGAGATCCCCAGCACGTCGTCCATTGAAACCGCATCGTCGGTAGAGTCCAGTTCTACGGAGGTGTCTTCTACGGTGGAATCAACCACAGAATCGAGTACTGAGTCCTCTCTGCCCCCTACAACTTCGACAGAACCATCTACGACAAGTGAGCCTCCTACGACTTCATCAGAGCCGCCAACAACTAGTTCAGAGCCTCCTACAACAAGTTCCGAGCCTCCGACTAGCAGTTCTGAGCCCcccacaacctcctcaGAACCTTCCACTTCTTCCATTCCTTTTGcatcctcatcctcatcttcgtctccaccctcatcttcatcttcatcttcatcttcatcatcttcatcatcttcatcatcttcttcgtctGCGACtacctcttcttcttctataccctcttccaccacaTCGACACAGCCGCGGACCACGTCCCAGCCACCCACAACTACCTCGGAGTCGTCCACGTCGGAATCCccgtctccaaccaccacgTCTACCACTGCAGAAAGCACCACCACGCCGCCGATCTCATGGTCGTCTTCCGGCTCGGTGACCTTCTCCAACGGTGTCCCTGTGACAATGACGCAGACTGTAGACCTGCTGGTGACCAGGACCAACCCTGATGGATCGCTGGTAACAGTGCGCGCCGGATCGCAtgactcttcttccagttCAGGAGGAGGCACGTCCACAGGCACCATTGTGGGCTCCGTTGTGGGCTCTGTGGCCGGAGTCGCCGTACTGGCGGTGTTGGTGCTCATGTTCATTACAcgcaagaagaagaagtcaCTCATTGACGTGCTCACGGGCCACACCAAGAGCAACAGTGAGCTGGGCGCAGACACGCCGCCCTTCTCAGATTACCACAATGACAACCACTCACCTCCTGAATCGTATTCGGGCTACCGAGGCTGGTCTGCCACTCCTGGTGCGGCCCTTGTGGATGACAACAGCACCGTGCCTCCCAGCTCCTCTGGGGGACCCGGAAGTGCTGCTCTGTCGCGTTCTGCGTCTGGAGTTTACAGATCCGGGTCGCAGAATAGCAATGCCGACTACTCGTATTATCGACAGCCCCGAAATGTTGCTTCTGAGGGCATGACGCAGATTGACTCGCTACCCGAGAACCCACAGTACGATGTGCCGTTCGAGTACGCGCAGAGCATTCCCGAAAGTCCGCCTCGAGGCCGGTTCACTGAACAGGACGACTCGCCCGACGAGGACTTTGATTTTGTGGTGCATCCCTCCGAGTCGCAGACGTCACAGGTGGCGTCCGAGAACTCGCGCAACCTGCCCATCAACTCGCTCATGCATCAGTATGAGCGTGTGCATGGAATTGGgcccgaggaggatgtGCCCATGGACGGTCTTCCCATTCCACTGGGATACTACGAGACAGttatggaggaggacgagacGCCTCATCCAGTGTATGCCCAACCCAAGGCTGCTCCTAGCAGGGAGAGTCGGTTTACTGAGACGGGCTCTTTGTAG
- a CDS encoding uncharacterized protein (Compare to YALI0C03828g, similar to uniprot|P38737 Saccharomyces cerevisiae YHL030w ECM29 involved in cell wall biogenesis and architecture, similar to Saccharomyces cerevisiae ECM29 (YHL030W); ancestral locus Anc_4.15) has protein sequence MDETQELQLVNAVDLRITMAKEDKLGETIGVYLVPLLTKLASKNVSVRQKVVEMCQHINTRIKNTTFKLPVDALVKQFVESDSELIRNFDLMYIEMGIARMGDDKSTLIIPLISSISTLSYNHSKAVFRILLKLLPFMTYPPRGSTEADKFRETLDVNDNDIAYLALRFTDVFNFSATKRTGMTIREYEFLSAEECTTAVKSHLLKFISALFTDTESYIPLLCASTDGSSAIGEPANDAWKKLQVDLESEMLTNQLYQLLLGYNGSSPVKQTTQAKILAALCHSVHAANVDDAFRAIQYFTQTDFYSRAAIIQFVNWIVKHSNEELFLRHSGDLLERVTHLGNDAKTAESAQELMGGILRRDSRLLSNISHVTFLFDRKAGDSLSELINPLAKYPETAEKLIPHLSRYISHQATQFMAAKYATRVFPYSSAHARFLCLVGLTFGRTDMLEECNRGLNPYWMRAVNVPYITSHDSLDVIKGTSDSDIFQFPDVFELCKLIHESKFDLKKAAEWMFPYLVRLTVATAIQGHDTVCVVDEQWETRVDEALKSDDHVRKLVIEYLSKTDISPILDIISTHQTFSTLPEVSLELYYSLVSLSTKSYNVFDANNSVVQLALTSPYYKIQSHAARVIGLEQSEEVAHNLIAQCFNHVPKNVDGPILVFSNLVSFLSESDISSALEICSTHIDMESVQTFLSEMKLHRISLDNWSRLDDVKKKTLVKPTEHSVLAFAYLNLDSPDFESNVDKIFAIESKQMDFAFFTGEALCVLAAGWETKFVKRKMWKIADKLPVSSLAEERVSQLTTRLINMAKTVTKPSLRKSTAIWLLSVVQYCGHMIHALLPQLQLAFMRFLPEKDDIVQEAASRGLSLVFEQGDSRLQKDLVENLVSSFVTDKSSHNQKVHQETELFEPGVLNTNDGSISTYKDILSLASEVGDPSLVYRFMSLANHASLWSSRKGIAFGLGNIFAKASLEQQLADNPALGNTLIPKLYRYKFDPSTGQVMANIWKMLIGESSTKTVNSHFESILKELLSSISSKEWRVRQASSAALLDLLQGRPISQYLDHLSEIWTACFRVVDDIKESVRTAGLGLTRGLTTALVRSLESDSISDATAKQVLDQIIPFLLGNSGLQSSAEEVQHFSLDVLLQLIKKGGSRLKPFIPDLLSEFVELLSTLEPQAMNYIALNADKYGTTANDIDSSRLAAVRHSPMMDSIEEIIDLCDADLMKKIVPKLTLSIRKSVGLPSKVAGSRIIVTLTIRKTQLFKPYAGPLLVKSAIPSIYDRNETVSRSYLAACGYLCRLADDESVLSYITELQNLYFGEIQKGTLERARISAAIGVKEIAAHAADKFDSLSASLLPLIFVGKHDSDPAVQDVFTNIWNNNTGGKGAISLHIKEIIALVSPHLSSQQWNIKQIAATSIADACNSVGKNVLNDELFEVMISACQGKSWTGKEAVFDALVSLAIKFNLHDAVVDKVVTTEIKRKNREYQILALKSASRYLGHFPSKQLFDIFSDICSLYLLSKSDLEDVDMDSDDEEELLKSQSEDRRNAILGTAIRALSIESTDEDVSFLSSYFSQVSEWIQLALTPPKNLNKLATKKSVDPTWKTKLCISQALYSVVIGFFGQEKPAGFEKQFLEIWTLVADTCLLTTNLDKTKVEVCKLGQAVLNSKMSDASKEKVREVLVLAEEHEQSLIVKAELGRVLKSI, from the exons ATGGACGAAACACAAGAATTGCAGCTGGTCAACGCGGTGGATCTGCGGATCACAATGGCCAAAGAGGACAAACTGGGCGAGACGATCGGCGTCTATCTGGTGCCTCTGTTGACCAAGCTGGCGTCCAAAAACGTGTCAGTGCGACAAAAGGTGGTTGAAATGTGCCAGCATATCAACACGCGAATCAAGAACACGACATTCAAGTTGCCTGTCGACGCCTTGGTCAAACAGTTTGTCGAGAGTGACAGTGAACTTATCAGAAATTTCGATCTCATGTACATTGAAATGGGTATTGCCAGAATGGGTGATGAT aaaTCTACCCTCATCATTCCCCTTATCTCCTCAATTTCCACCCTCTCCTACAACCACTCCAAAGCGGTCTTCCGCATCCTACTTAAACTCCTCCCCTTCATGACCTACCCTCCCCGAGGATCCACTGAAGCAGACAAGTTTCGTGAAACCCTTGACGtcaacgacaacgacattgCGTACCTCGCTCTTCGCTTCACAGACGTGTTCAATTTCTCTGCCACCAAGAGAACCGGAATGACCATCAGAGAATACGAGTTTCTGTCAGCCGAAGAATGCACCACTGCCGTCAAGAGTCACCTGCTCAAATTCATTAGTGCGTTGTTTACAGACACAGAGTCGTACATTCCTCTGTTGTGTGCGTCTACAGACGGCAGTTCAGCCATTGGAGAGCCAGCTAACGACGCCTGGAAGAAACTCCAGGTAGATTTGGAGTCCGAGATGCTTACTAACCAGCTCTatcagcttctcctcgggTACAATGGATCTTCCCCTGTGAAGCAAACGACTCAGGCAAAGATTCTCGCGGCTCTGTGTCATTCGGTGCATGCTGCCAACGTCGATGACGCCTTCAGAGCCATCCAGTACTTCACCCAGACTGATTTCTACTCTCGAGCTGCAATCATCCAGTTTGTTAATTGGATTGTGAAGCATTCCAATGAAGAGCTGTTTTTGCGCCACTCTGGAGACCTTCTCGAGCGTGTTACTCACCTTGGAAACGATGCCAAGACCGCCGAGTCAGCACAGGAGCTCATGGGCGGTATCCTGCGTCGAGACTCTCGTCTGCTGAGTAACATttctcacgtgacgttCCTATTTGACCGGAAAGCAGGTGACTCTTTGTCAGAGCTCATCAATCCGCTGGCAAAGTACCCCGAGACAGCTGAGAAACTGATTCCCCACCTGTCTCGGTACATCAGCCACCAGGCGACTCAATTTATGGCTGCTAAGTACGCAACTCGAGTCTTCCCCTATTCAAGCGCTCATGCGCGCTTCCTTTGTCTTGTTGGCCTTACTTTTGGCCGGACAGACATGCTTGAGGAGTGTAATCGGGGACTGAACCCTTACTGGATGCGAGCTGTTAATGTTCCATACATCACCAGCCATGATTCGCTCGACGTGATCAAGGGAACTTCGGATTCGGACATTTTCCAGTTTCCCGATGTGTTTGAGTTATGTAAACTGATCCACGAGTCGAAATTTGATCTCAAAAAGGCCGCAGAGTGGATGTTTCCCTACCTGGTTCGGTTAACTGTGGCTACAGCTATCCAGGGTCATGACActgtttgtgtggttgATGAACAGTGGGAAACACGTGTGGATGAAGCTCTGAAGAGTgatgatcacgtgagaaaGCTCGTTATTGAGTATCTGAGCAAGACCGACATTTCTCCTATTCTAGATATCATTTCCACTCATCagaccttctccactcTTCCTGAAGTGTCACTGGAGCTCTACTATTCCCTGGTTTCTCTGTCTACCAAGTCATACAATGTCTTTGATGCCAACAACAGCGTGGTTCAGCTTGCTCTGACCTCTCCCTACTACAAGATTCAGTCCCACGCTGCTCGTGTGATTGGCCTGGAGCAGAGCGAAGAGGTGGCTCATAATCTAATTGCTCAGTGTTTCAACCACGTGCCAAAGAACGTTGATGGACCCATTCTCGTTTTTTCCAACCTGGTTTCTTTCCTGTCTGAGTCAGACATCTCCTCCGCGCTGGAGATTTGTTCCACTCATATCGATATGGAGTCCGTTCAGACTTTCTTGAGTGAGATGAAACTGCACAGAATCTCTCTCGACAACTGGAGCCGTCTCGATGATGTCAAAAAGAAGACTCTGGTCAAGCCCACCGAGCATTCTGTGCTTGCATTTGCTTATCTCAACTTGGACAGTCCTGATTTTGAGTCCAATGTTGATAAGATCTTTGCCATTGAGTCAAAGCAGATGGATTTTGCCTTCTTCACCGGTGAGGCACTTTGTGTGCTTGCTGCTGGGTGGGAGACTAAGTTCGTCAAGCGAAAGATGTGGAAGATTGCAGATAAGCTGCCTGTGAGTTCCCTGGCAGAGGAGCGAGTGAGCCAGCTGACTACCAGACTGATCAACATGGCAAAGACGGTGACCAAGCCTTCTCTGCGGAAGAGTACCGCCATATGGCTTCTTTCTGTGGTCCAGTACTGTGGTCATATGATCCATGCCCTTCTTCCTCAGTTGCAGCTTGCTTTCATGCGATTTTTGCCTGAAAAAGACGACATTGTCCAGGAGGCTGCTTCCCGAGGATTGTCTCTTGTTTTCGAGCAGGGAGACTCTCGATTGCAGAAGGATCTGGTTGAGAATCTTGTCTCCTCATTCGTCACCGATAAGTCGTCTCACAACCAAAAGGTGCATCAAGAAACCGAACTTTTCGAGCCTGGAGTTCTCAATACCAACGACGGATCGATTTCCACTTACAAGGATATTCTTTCGCTTGCTTCTGAAGTCGGAGATCCCTCTCTCGTGTACCGATTCATGTCTCTGGCTAATCACGCGTCTCTCTGGTCCTCCAGAAAGGGCATTGCGTTTGGTCTGGGTAACATCTTTGCCAAGGCTTCGCTCGAACAGCAGCTGGCCGACAACCCTGCTCTTGGAAACACTCTCATTCCCAAattgtaccggtacaagttTGATCCTAGTACTGGACAAGTCATGGCCAACATTTGGAAGATGTTGATTGGCGAGTCTTCCACTAAGACGGTGAATTCCCATTTCGAGAGCAtcctcaaggagctgctctCTTCCATTTCTTCCAAGGAGTGGCGAGTTCGACAGGCTTCTTCGGCTGCTCTTTTGGACCTACTTCAGGGTAGACCCATCTCTCAGTATCTCGATCATTTGTCCGAAATATGGACAGCTTGTTTCCGAGTCGTTGACGATATCAAAGAGAGTGTTAGAACTGCCGGTCTTGGTCTCACACGTGGCCTGACTACTGCTCTTGTTCGGTCTCTGGAAAGTGACTCCATTTCAGACGCTACTGCAAAGCAGGTGCTGGACCAGATTATTCCTTTCCTGCTCGGAAACTCCGGTCTGCAATCGTCAGCTGAAGAGGTCCAGCATTTCTCTCTGGATGTGTTGCTTCAGCTGATCAAGAAGGGCGGTTCTAGACTGAAGCCTTTTATTCCAGATCTTCTCTCCGAGTTTGTAGAGTTGTTATCCACCCTCGAACCGCAGGCAATGAACTACATTGCTCTAAACGCCGACAAATATGGAACGACTGCCAACGACATTGACTCGTCGCGCCTGGCTGCTGTGCGTCACTCCCCCATGATGGACTCCATTGAGGAGATTATCGACCTCTGTGACGCCGAtctgatgaagaagattgTTCCTAAGCTGACTCTGTCAATAAGAAAATCGGTTGGGTTGCCCTCCAAGGTTGCTGGTTCGCGAATCATTGTTACCTTGACTATTAGAAAGACCCAGCTGTTCAAACCCTACGCTGGTCCACTTCTCGTCAAGTCAGCCATTCCCAGCATTTACGATCGAAACGAGACTGTGTCCAGATCGTACCTTGCTGCCTGTGGCTACCTGTGTCGTTTGGCGGACGACGAATCCGTTCTGAGCTACATTACTGAGTTGCAGAACCTGTACTTTGGAGAAATCCAAAAAGGTACTCTTGAACGAGCTCGAATCTCAGCTGCTATTGGAGTGAAGGAGATCGCTGCTCATGCCGCTGACAAGTTTGACTCGTTGtcagcctccttgttgcCCCTCATATTTGTAGGCAAACACGATTCAGATCCTGCTGTCCAGGATGTGTTTACCAACATTTGGAATAACAACACTGGAGGCAAAGGGGCCATTTCTCTGCACATTAAGGAGATTATCGCTCTGGTTTCGCCCCATTTGTCTTCTCAGCAGTGGAACATCAAACAGATTGCTGCTACTTCCATTGCAGATGCTTGCAATTCTGTGGGTAAAAACGTTCTGAATGATGAGCTCTTCGAGGTGATGATCTCTGCTTGCCAGGGTAAGAGCTGGACTGGGAAAGAGGCTGTGTTTGACGCTCTTGTCTCTCTGGCCATCAAGTTCAACCTCCACGATGCCGTTGTTGATAAGGTGGTGACCACTGAAATCAAGCGAAAGAACCGAGAGTACCAGATTCTTGCGCTCAAGTCTGCGTCTAGGTATCTCGGCCACTTCCCATCGAAGCAGCTGTTTGATATTTTCTCTGACATTTGTTCTCTTTACCTCCTCTCCAAGTCGGACTTAGAAGACGTGGATATGGattctgatgatgaggaggagctcctTAAATCCCAGAGTGAGGACAGAAGAAACGCCATTCTGGGCACTGCTATCAGAGCTCTGTCGATTGAGAGCACCGACGAGGACGTTTCTTTCCTGTCATCCTACTTTTCTCAGGTTTCCGAGTGGATCCAGCTTGCTTTGACTCCTCCCAAGAATCTGAACAAGCTGGCCACTAAGAAGTCTGTAGATCCTACATGGAAGACAAAGTTGTGTATTTCGCAGGCTCTGTATTCCGTTGTTATTGGTTTCTTCGGCCAGGAGAAGCCTGCTGGGTTTGAGAAGCAGTTCCTGGAGATTTGGACCCTGGTTGCTGATACTTGTTTGCTGACTACTAATTTGGACAAAaccaaggtggaggtgtgTAAACTTGGGCAGGCTGTTTTGAACTCGAAGATGAGTGATGCAAGTAAGGAGAAGGTGAGAGAGGTGCTGGTATTGGCGGAGGAGCATGAGCAGTCGTTGATTGTCAAGGCTGAGCTCGGGAGAGTTCTGAAGAGCATCTGA
- a CDS encoding uncharacterized protein (Compare to YALI0C03872g, similar to Saccharomyces cerevisiae RPS25A (YGR027C) and RPS25B (YLR333C); ancestral locus Anc_4.163, highly similar to uniprot|P07282 Saccharomyces cerevisiae YLR333c RPS31B ribosomal protein): protein MSFVPRRHSFFSRCSITRATLLVTETNPVPPKVQQTKAAKAAAAMAGGKTRKKKWSAQKMKDKAQHHVILDQPLYDRIFKEAATFKLVSVSVLVDRLKIGGSLARVALRDLEAKGIIKPVVKHSKQYTFTRTAAE from the coding sequence ATGTCATTCGTTCCAAGACGACATTCATTCTTCAGCCGGTGTTCAATAACTCGTGCTACGCTCCTCGTAACTGAGACTAACCCAGTGCCCCCTAAAGTGCAGCAGACCAAGGCCGCTAAGGCCGCCGCCGCCATGGCCGGAGGAAAGAcccgaaagaagaagtggTCCGcccagaagatgaaggaTAAGGCTCAGCACCACGTTATCCTTGACCAGCCCCTGTACGACCGAATcttcaaggaggctgctaCCTTCAAGCTCGTCTCTGTCTCCGTGCTTGTTGACCGACTCAAGATTGGAGGTTCTCTCGCCCGAGTTGCTCTCCGAGATCTCGAGGCCAAGGGTATCATCAAGCCCGTTGTCAAGCACTCCAAGCAGTACACTTTCACCCGAACTGCTGCCGAGTAA
- a CDS encoding uncharacterized protein (Compare to YALI0C03850g, similar to Saccharomyces cerevisiae NUP2 (YLR335W); ancestral locus Anc_4.164, weakly similar to uniprot|P14907 Saccharomyces cerevisiae YJL041W Nucleoporin NSP1 (Nuclear pore protein NSP1) (Nucleoskeletal-like protein) (P110)), translating into MSFQNKRGALNQITKDDFEGGEGYSRDEPVEEARTADAATMSKRKVLPLPKRRGNGSSGSTPKASNGFSGLSSFGSGASPAPQMSFSSPSTTGGFTNTNTTNNDSTSDTTLKRIAMNEKFVDTIFAKVRENAAVDLSDVVSKYLEYSKTLGGDHANVANSTTSTTSTISAPVTTATPTPASADKPKSSLFSFGATKNFSAANTDTEKKDTTSTSTFTSSPSFNFGAGAAAKPAVSKPFSFGTSSDTKEDKPAVTTPSFGFPKADTTKETDAKDTTTAAKPFTFGSSTPSGPSFSFNKSGADVAKEKTAPSFSFTAKKPEEKKEEKKPEPVSVDSDSDSDDDAIDITKGPSFTLAAPPTTTNSAFSFSKPQSEVKSTGPSFTFDKKVSSGPFNFKSETKTEEKKEDKPEEKKEDKSENKKDFTWNPSQGVVFGSNKTEESADKPAFSFGSTSSAKPFTFGAKADDAEDKPKPAFSFGSKSAESSDKPAFSFGAKPAESASSDKPSFSFGTPAFGAKTESSSDKPAFGVSSGNLFKGDTKGETKPAAASSTESGEPDDTPKTVTDSDDLSGQGPGEENEDNVAEYRTKLYKLDDGKWDVCGVGQLRVLVDKDTKKARILMRAEQSGRVLLNCVVRKELTYSTTKSNVNIVDFDADSKPIKYMARIKTAPEAEQLSAKIEEVK; encoded by the coding sequence atgtCCTTCCAAAACAAACGAGGAGCTCTCAATCAAatcaccaaggacgactTTGAGGGCGGCGAAGGATACAGTCGAGACGAGCccgtggaggaggctcgaACAGCTGACGCCGCTACAATGTCCAAGAGAAAGGTCTTGCCCTTGCCCAAGAGACGAGGCAACGGAAGCAGTGGATCTACTCCTAAGGCTTCCAATGGCTTTTCTGGACTGTCCAGCTTCGGTTCTGGAGCTTCTCCTGCGCCCCAGATGTCGTTCTCTTCTCCTAGCACTACCGGGGGGTTTACCAATACCAACACTACCAACAATGATTCAACATCAGATACTACATTGAAGCGTATTGCAATGAACGAGAAGTTCGTGGACACTATTTTCGCCAAGGTACGGGAGAATGCCGCAGTTGATTTGTCTGATGTCGTGAGCAAGTATCTCGAGTACTCTAAGACACTTGGAGGTGACCATGCAAACGTTGCTAACAGCACtaccagcaccaccagcacAATTTCTGCGCCTGTTACTACAGCCACACCGACTCCTGCTTCTGCCGACAAGCCCAAATCGTCGCTTTTCTCGTTTGGAGCTACTAAGAACTTTTCCGCTGCCAACACAGACACTGAGAAAAAGGACACTACCTCCACCAGCACTTTTACATCATCACCCTCCTTCAACTTTGGAGCTGGGGCAGCCGCAAAGCCCGCAGTGTCGAAACCATTCTCTTTCGGTACATCTAGTGATACCAAGGAGGATAAGCCTGCTGTAACTACTCCCTCTTTTGGTTTCCCTAAGGCTGACACTACTAAGGAGACAGACGCCAAGGACACCACCACTGCTGCCAAGCCCTTTACATTTGGATCTTCTACTCCTTCTGGACCTTCTTTCAGTTTTAACAAGTCTGGAGCTGATGTTGCCAAAGAGAAGactgctccttctttttcgtTCACAGCTAAGAAGCCCgaagaaaagaaggaagagaagaagcctgAGCCCGTTTCTGTGGACTCCGATTCCGACTCTGACGACGATGCCATTgacatcaccaagggcCCCAGTTTTACTTTAGCTGCACCTCCCACTACCACAAACTCTGCTTTCTCTTTCAGCAAGCCTCAGAGCGAGGTGAAGAGCACAGGTCCTTCGTTCACCTTTGATAAGAAGGTTTCCAGCGGTCCTTTCAATTTCAAGTCCGAGACCAAGactgaggagaagaaggaggataagccggaggagaagaaggaagacaaGTCCGaaaacaagaaggacttcACCTGGAATCCCTCTCAGGGAGTTGTTTTCGGCAGCAACAAGACCGAAGAGTCTGCCGACAAACCCGCATTTTCGTTTGGAAGTACTTCTTCGGCAAAGCCTTTTACTTTTGGCGCTAAGGCTGATGATGCTGaagacaagcccaagcctGCTTTCTCGTTTGGATCTAAGTCCGCCGAGTCATCTGACAAGCCTGCCTTCTCATTCGGAGCCAAGCCCGCTGAGTCAGCCTCTTCGGACAAGCCTTCTTTCTCTTTCGGCACCCCTGCATTTGGTGCTAAGACTGAGTCTTCCTCTGACAAGCCTGCATTCGGTGTTTCTTCCGGTAACCTGTTCAAGGGTGATACCAAGGGGGAGACtaagcctgctgctgcttcttccaccgAGTCCGGTGAACCAGATGACACCCCCAAGACCGTCACAGACTCGGATGACCTGTCAGGACAAGGACCAGGTGAGGAGAACGAAGACAATGTCGCCGAGTACCGAACCAAGCTGTACAAGCTGGATGACGGAAAGTGGGACGTGTGTGGAGTGGGTCAGCTGAGAGTGCTGGTGGACAAGGACACAAAGAAGGCCCGAATTTTGATGCGAGCAGAACAGAGTGGACGAGTGCTTCTCAACTGTGTGGTTCGAAAGGAGTTGACGTACTCGACGACAAAGTCGAACGTGAACATTGTCGATTTCGACGCGGACTCGAAGCCAATCAAGTACATGGCCCGAATTAAGACTGCTCCTGAAGCTGAGCAGTTGTCAGCtaagattgaggaggtgaagTAA